In Sphingomonas sp. SUN019, one genomic interval encodes:
- the hrcA gene encoding heat-inducible transcriptional repressor HrcA, which translates to MAVTPPIAELNDRARDIFRRVVDGYLESGLPVGSKTLALAGLNLSPASIRTVLQQLEESGLLASPHTSAGRMPTDLGLRLFVDGMMQALEPSADERAQIESRAGSRGPVEEALAATTAALSGLSACAGLVMVPKREQVLRSIGFVPLSHAQALAVLVSEDGGVENRVIDLPPGVGASALVEAGNYMSATLSGLTLVQARARIDAELTQNRAALDGAARALVEQGLAVWSEDANRRPVLIVRGQGRLLDDAAAADLERVRDLLDDLEGKQEIAALLDSARAGDATRIFIGAENKLFALSGSSVIAKPFRGSDGRVVGVVGVIGPTRLNYARVVPMVDFTAATLARLMG; encoded by the coding sequence ATGGCCGTGACGCCCCCGATCGCCGAGCTGAACGACCGTGCGCGCGACATCTTCCGGCGTGTGGTCGACGGCTATCTGGAAAGCGGGCTGCCGGTCGGGTCGAAGACGCTGGCGCTCGCGGGCCTCAATCTCTCTCCCGCCTCGATCCGCACCGTGCTTCAGCAGCTCGAGGAGTCGGGCCTGCTCGCCTCCCCGCACACGTCGGCGGGGCGGATGCCGACCGATCTGGGGCTGCGGCTGTTCGTCGACGGGATGATGCAGGCGTTGGAGCCATCGGCCGACGAACGCGCGCAGATCGAATCGCGGGCCGGATCGCGCGGGCCGGTAGAGGAGGCGCTGGCGGCGACCACCGCCGCGCTGTCAGGCCTGTCGGCGTGCGCCGGGCTGGTGATGGTGCCGAAGCGCGAACAGGTGCTGCGTTCGATCGGGTTCGTGCCGCTGTCGCACGCACAGGCGCTGGCGGTGCTGGTCAGTGAGGACGGCGGGGTAGAAAATCGCGTCATCGACCTGCCGCCCGGCGTCGGCGCGTCGGCGCTGGTCGAGGCGGGGAACTACATGTCCGCGACGCTTTCCGGACTGACGTTGGTGCAGGCGCGCGCGCGAATCGACGCGGAGTTGACGCAGAACCGCGCGGCGCTGGACGGTGCGGCGCGGGCTTTGGTCGAACAGGGGCTGGCGGTGTGGAGCGAGGACGCGAACCGCCGCCCGGTGCTGATCGTGCGCGGGCAGGGGCGGTTGCTCGACGATGCCGCGGCGGCCGATCTGGAACGGGTGCGCGACCTGCTTGACGATTTGGAGGGCAAGCAGGAGATTGCGGCGCTGCTCGATTCGGCGCGCGCGGGCGATGCGACGCGCATCTTCATCGGTGCGGAGAACAAATTGTTCGCGCTCAGCGGGTCGTCCGTCATCGCGAAACCGTTCCGCGGCAGCGACGGGCGCGTGGTCGGCGTAGTGGGCGTGATCGGCCCGACGCGGTTGAACTACGCGCGCGTCGTGCCCATGGTGGATTTCACCGCTGCAACGCTCGCCCGTCTGATGGGTTGA
- a CDS encoding nuclear transport factor 2 family protein, which produces MILSLLLAAALQSSDKLPPANPLPPPGAQEAAVLAPVTAVLAAIPTHDRAAVEAQLLPGGSATVAVEKPDGTRQVRRMTWADWLANFKPGAERVRETQGMPAIEIDGDVAMVWASFTFTIDGKPHHCGTNHWDLVRDAGSWKIANITWSQRTTGCATQ; this is translated from the coding sequence ATGATCCTCTCCCTGCTCCTTGCCGCCGCGCTTCAGTCCTCAGACAAGCTCCCGCCCGCCAACCCGCTCCCGCCCCCCGGCGCGCAGGAGGCGGCAGTGCTCGCTCCCGTCACCGCGGTCCTCGCCGCCATCCCCACGCACGATCGCGCGGCGGTCGAGGCGCAACTCCTCCCCGGCGGCAGCGCCACGGTCGCGGTCGAAAAGCCCGACGGCACGCGGCAAGTCCGCCGCATGACGTGGGCCGACTGGCTCGCCAATTTCAAGCCCGGCGCCGAACGGGTGCGCGAGACGCAGGGGATGCCCGCGATCGAGATCGACGGCGACGTCGCAATGGTGTGGGCGTCGTTCACCTTCACGATCGACGGCAAACCGCATCATTGCGGCACCAACCACTGGGATCTGGTCCGTGACGCAGGAAGCTGGAAGATCGCGAACATCACCTGGTCTCAACGCACGACGGGATGCGCGACGCAGTGA
- a CDS encoding acetyl/propionyl/methylcrotonyl-CoA carboxylase subunit alpha, giving the protein MIKSLLIANRGEIACRIIRTARTMGIRTVAVYSDADAKALHVRQADEAVHIGASPARESYLVGDKIIAAAKHTGAEAIHPGYGFLSENADFAQSVIDAGLIWVGPRPDSIRAMGLKDAAKERMIAAGVPVTPGYLGADQSPDRLAAEAEKVGYPVLIKAVAGGGGKGMRRVDVPADFADALLSCQREAESSFGNTQVLIEKYILSPRHIEVQVFGDTHGNVVHLFERDCSLQRRHQKVIEEAPAPGMDPATREAVCAAAVKAAQAVDYVGAGTIEFIADTSDREDGGSGLRADRIWFMEMNTRLQVEHPVTEEITGVDLVEWQLRVASGEPLPKRQDELSINGWAIEARLYAENPATGFLPSVGPLRHFKLPSSSRRWPVRTETGYSRGDEVTPFYDPMLAKIIATGPDRDEAVTALEHHCETVTCWPVRTNARFLASALRHPAFVAGGIDTGFLARESDILVGTEAPSEGALQAVASLIFDDDRGGSPSDIYDVGSRRDSGPWSAQAGTRLSAPSAPTRLHLSTGSSVNEIVFDPDFSGPNPWAERVDEGWLVDDFGTTFVLNPARAGGDAIVGAADGAILSPMPGRLIAVEVAAGDVVAKGQKLVTLEAMKMEHSLTAPFDGTVAELNAHPGGQVSEGALLVRIERAEG; this is encoded by the coding sequence ATGATCAAATCGCTCCTGATCGCCAACCGCGGCGAGATCGCCTGCCGCATCATCCGAACGGCGCGCACGATGGGTATCCGCACCGTCGCGGTCTATTCCGACGCCGACGCGAAGGCGCTGCACGTCCGCCAGGCCGACGAAGCGGTCCACATCGGCGCGTCCCCTGCGCGCGAAAGCTATCTGGTCGGCGACAAGATCATCGCCGCGGCGAAGCATACCGGCGCGGAGGCGATCCATCCCGGTTACGGCTTCCTCAGCGAGAACGCCGATTTCGCGCAGAGCGTGATCGACGCCGGGCTGATCTGGGTCGGCCCACGCCCCGACAGCATCCGCGCAATGGGGCTGAAGGACGCCGCAAAGGAGCGCATGATCGCCGCGGGCGTCCCCGTGACGCCGGGGTATCTCGGCGCGGACCAATCCCCCGACCGGCTCGCCGCGGAGGCGGAGAAGGTCGGCTATCCCGTCCTCATCAAGGCGGTCGCGGGCGGCGGCGGCAAGGGGATGCGCCGCGTCGATGTGCCCGCCGATTTCGCCGATGCGTTGCTATCATGCCAGCGCGAGGCCGAATCCTCGTTCGGCAACACGCAGGTGCTGATCGAGAAATACATCCTCTCGCCCCGTCATATCGAGGTGCAGGTCTTCGGCGACACCCACGGCAACGTCGTCCATCTGTTCGAACGCGACTGCTCGCTTCAGCGCCGCCACCAGAAAGTGATCGAGGAAGCCCCCGCCCCCGGCATGGACCCCGCCACCCGCGAGGCGGTCTGCGCCGCCGCGGTAAAGGCCGCGCAGGCGGTCGACTACGTCGGCGCGGGCACGATCGAATTCATCGCCGACACGTCTGATAGAGAAGACGGGGGCTCAGGCCTGCGCGCCGACCGCATCTGGTTCATGGAAATGAACACCCGGCTGCAGGTCGAACATCCGGTGACCGAGGAGATTACCGGCGTCGATCTGGTCGAATGGCAATTGCGCGTCGCGAGTGGTGAGCCGTTGCCGAAACGGCAGGACGAACTCAGCATCAACGGCTGGGCCATCGAGGCAAGGCTCTATGCGGAAAACCCGGCAACGGGGTTTCTCCCAAGTGTCGGGCCGCTGCGCCACTTCAAGCTCCCATCGTCAAGCCGACGTTGGCCGGTCCGAACTGAGACAGGGTATAGCCGTGGAGATGAGGTCACACCATTCTATGACCCGATGCTGGCCAAGATCATCGCCACAGGGCCGGATCGCGACGAGGCGGTGACGGCTCTTGAGCACCATTGCGAAACAGTGACCTGTTGGCCAGTTCGGACCAATGCGCGATTCCTCGCATCGGCGCTTCGTCATCCTGCGTTCGTGGCGGGAGGCATAGACACAGGGTTCCTCGCTCGCGAAAGTGACATCCTCGTCGGCACCGAAGCGCCGAGCGAAGGTGCGTTGCAAGCGGTTGCCAGTCTGATCTTCGACGACGACCGCGGCGGTAGTCCCTCCGATATTTACGATGTTGGCTCCAGGCGCGACAGTGGACCGTGGTCAGCACAAGCCGGGACACGGCTTAGCGCGCCAAGCGCGCCTACTCGACTTCACTTGAGCACCGGTTCGTCGGTGAACGAAATTGTGTTCGACCCGGACTTTTCTGGTCCCAATCCGTGGGCCGAACGCGTCGACGAAGGCTGGCTTGTAGACGACTTCGGCACGACATTCGTGCTTAACCCGGCGCGCGCCGGAGGTGACGCTATCGTCGGCGCGGCCGACGGAGCGATCCTGTCGCCTATGCCCGGTCGCCTGATCGCGGTGGAGGTCGCTGCGGGGGATGTGGTCGCCAAGGGGCAGAAACTCGTCACGCTGGAGGCGATGAAGATGGAGCACAGCCTGACCGCGCCGTTCGACGGCACGGTCGCCGAACTCAACGCCCACCCCGGCGGTCAGGTCAGCGAAGGCGCGTTGCTGGTGCGGATCGAGCGGGCGGAGGGGTGA
- the rph gene encoding ribonuclease PH: MRPSGRAPDQMRTITIEPRFTRHAEGSVLIGFGDTKVLVTASVEERVPPFLRGKGQGWVTAEYGMLPRATHTRGSREAAKGKQSGRTQEIQRLIGRSLRAVTDMSLLGERQITLDCDVIQADGGTRTASISGAWVALRLAINGLLASGKLTSDPLSQKVAAVSCGIFKGTPVLDLDYDEDSNADADANFVLLENGHIAEAQATAEHATYDEEALLRLLRLSRIGCTEIFAAQAKAVS, encoded by the coding sequence ATGCGCCCCAGCGGCCGTGCGCCAGACCAGATGCGCACTATCACGATCGAACCGCGTTTCACCCGTCACGCCGAGGGATCGGTGCTGATCGGCTTCGGCGACACGAAGGTGCTGGTCACCGCCAGCGTCGAGGAACGCGTGCCGCCGTTCCTGCGCGGCAAGGGTCAGGGTTGGGTGACCGCCGAATACGGGATGCTCCCGCGCGCCACGCATACCCGCGGGTCGCGCGAGGCGGCGAAAGGCAAGCAGTCCGGCCGGACGCAGGAAATCCAGCGGCTTATCGGGCGTTCGCTGCGCGCCGTCACCGACATGAGCCTGCTCGGCGAGCGTCAGATCACGCTCGATTGCGACGTGATCCAGGCCGACGGCGGCACGCGCACGGCCTCGATTTCGGGCGCGTGGGTCGCGTTGCGGCTGGCGATCAACGGTTTGCTGGCGAGCGGCAAGCTGACCTCCGACCCGCTCAGCCAAAAGGTCGCCGCGGTCAGCTGCGGCATCTTCAAAGGCACGCCGGTCCTCGACCTCGACTACGACGAGGATTCGAATGCCGACGCGGACGCGAACTTCGTCCTCCTCGAAAACGGTCACATCGCGGAGGCGCAGGCGACCGCCGAACACGCGACCTATGACGAGGAGGCGCTGCTCCGCCTGCTGCGCCTGTCGCGCATCGGCTGCACCGAAATCTTCGCCGCGCAGGCGAAGGCCGTCTCATGA
- a CDS encoding isovaleryl-CoA dehydrogenase produces MIRETTHRFATDRIAPKAAAIDEDNKFDRSLWPEMGELGLHGITVEEEWGGLGLGYLEHCVAMEEVSRASASIGLSYGAHSNLCVNQIRRWGNDEQKAKYLPKLISGEHVGSLAMSEAASGSDVVSMKLKAELRGNDRYVLNGTKFWITNSTEADTLVVYAKTDGAAGPRGITAFLIERGMAGFSVSKKLDKMGMRGSDTAELVFEDCEVPADNVMGPLNGGVGVLMSGLDYERTVLAAGPLGIMQACLDVVLPYVRERKQFGQAIGGFQLMQAKIADMYVALNSARAYVYAVARACDAGKTTRFDAAGAILLASENAVKTSLEAIQALGGAGYTKEWPVERFLRDAKLYDIGAGTNEIRRFLIGRELIGAGV; encoded by the coding sequence ATGATCCGCGAAACAACGCACCGCTTCGCCACCGATCGCATCGCGCCGAAGGCCGCGGCTATCGACGAGGACAACAAGTTCGATCGCTCCTTGTGGCCCGAAATGGGTGAGCTCGGCCTGCACGGCATCACGGTCGAGGAGGAATGGGGTGGCCTCGGCCTCGGCTATCTCGAACATTGCGTCGCGATGGAGGAAGTGTCGCGCGCCTCGGCCTCGATCGGGCTCAGCTACGGCGCGCATTCCAATCTGTGCGTTAACCAGATCCGCCGCTGGGGCAACGACGAGCAGAAGGCGAAATACCTGCCCAAACTGATCTCTGGCGAACACGTCGGCAGCCTCGCCATGTCGGAGGCCGCCAGCGGTTCCGACGTCGTGTCGATGAAGCTGAAGGCCGAACTGCGCGGCAACGATCGCTACGTCCTGAACGGCACCAAATTCTGGATCACCAATTCGACCGAGGCCGACACTTTGGTCGTCTATGCCAAGACCGACGGCGCGGCCGGGCCACGCGGCATCACGGCCTTCCTGATCGAGCGCGGCATGGCGGGGTTCAGCGTGTCGAAGAAGCTCGACAAGATGGGCATGCGCGGGTCCGACACCGCCGAGCTAGTGTTCGAGGATTGCGAAGTCCCGGCCGACAACGTCATGGGGCCGCTGAACGGCGGGGTCGGCGTGCTGATGAGCGGGCTGGACTATGAACGCACCGTGCTGGCGGCCGGGCCGCTCGGCATCATGCAGGCGTGCCTCGACGTGGTGTTGCCGTACGTGCGCGAGCGGAAGCAGTTCGGGCAAGCGATCGGCGGCTTCCAGCTGATGCAGGCCAAGATCGCCGACATGTACGTCGCGCTGAACAGCGCCCGCGCCTACGTCTATGCCGTCGCGCGCGCCTGCGATGCGGGCAAGACGACGCGCTTCGACGCCGCGGGCGCGATCCTGCTGGCGAGCGAGAATGCAGTGAAGACATCGCTGGAGGCGATCCAGGCGCTGGGCGGCGCGGGCTATACCAAGGAATGGCCGGTCGAACGCTTCCTGCGCGACGCGAAGCTGTACGACATCGGCGCGGGAACGAACGAAATCCGCCGCTTCCTGATCGGCCGCGAACTGATCGGGGCTGGGGTATGA
- a CDS encoding endonuclease domain-containing protein, with amino-acid sequence MSLPEVLLWQQLRQRPGDFKFRRQHPNGKLALDFACMAARLVIEVDGEAHNRGDQPQFDVARDASLAAAGYLTLRVPATAILRNLDAVITGIVTACRERGPSTVLRTVPLPVPGRN; translated from the coding sequence ATGTCACTGCCGGAAGTCTTGCTGTGGCAACAACTCCGCCAGCGCCCAGGCGATTTCAAATTCCGGCGCCAGCATCCCAATGGCAAGCTCGCGCTGGATTTTGCCTGTATGGCCGCGCGGCTGGTCATCGAGGTCGATGGCGAGGCGCACAACCGCGGTGATCAACCGCAATTCGACGTTGCGCGTGATGCGAGCCTGGCGGCCGCTGGCTATCTGACGCTTCGTGTTCCCGCCACGGCGATACTCCGCAATCTCGACGCGGTCATCACCGGCATCGTCACCGCTTGCCGAGAGCGGGGCCCCTCCACCGTCCTGCGGACGGTCCCCCTCCCCGTTCCGGGGAGGAATTGA
- a CDS encoding threonine synthase, protein MNTNLTTERPTFVTHLECSMTGERYEADQLHNLSRVGRPLLVRYDLDAVKAAWPRDTLVTRETDLWRWRELLPVRDTANIVSLGEIETPLVPIPASGGATVLVKDEGRLPTGSFKARGLVMAVAMAKELGVTRIAMPTNGNAGAALAAYATRCGIETIVFCPDDTPEVNVREIALQGARVWRVNGLIDDCGAIVAKGAAEGRWFDFSTLKEPYRIEGKKTMGLELAAQFGWKLPDAIFYPTGGGTGLIGMWKAFDELERLGWIGPERPRMYAVQASGCAPIVRAFEAGEEHAERWEDASTVAAGIRVPKAVGDFLILRAVRESGGRALAVGDPAILRAVDDCAKKDGMLLCPEGGATLAAYKQALADGVVDEDERVVLFNCATGLKYPMPAADRTLDRHKEIDFGAL, encoded by the coding sequence ATGAACACCAACCTTACCACCGAACGCCCGACCTTCGTCACGCATCTCGAATGCTCGATGACCGGCGAGCGGTACGAGGCCGACCAGCTTCACAATCTCTCGCGCGTCGGGCGGCCGTTGCTGGTCCGCTACGATCTGGACGCGGTGAAGGCGGCGTGGCCGCGCGATACGCTCGTAACGCGCGAAACCGATCTATGGCGGTGGCGCGAATTGCTACCGGTGCGCGACACCGCGAACATCGTCAGTCTCGGCGAGATCGAGACGCCGCTCGTTCCCATCCCGGCGTCGGGCGGGGCGACCGTGCTGGTGAAGGACGAGGGGCGGCTGCCGACGGGCAGCTTCAAGGCGCGCGGGCTGGTGATGGCGGTGGCGATGGCGAAGGAACTGGGCGTCACGCGGATCGCGATGCCGACCAACGGCAATGCGGGCGCGGCGCTGGCCGCCTATGCCACGCGCTGCGGGATCGAGACGATCGTGTTCTGCCCCGACGATACGCCGGAAGTGAACGTGCGCGAGATCGCGTTGCAGGGCGCGCGGGTGTGGCGCGTCAACGGGTTGATCGACGATTGCGGGGCGATCGTCGCTAAGGGCGCGGCCGAGGGGCGCTGGTTCGATTTCTCGACGTTGAAGGAACCATATCGGATCGAGGGCAAGAAGACGATGGGCCTCGAACTGGCCGCGCAATTCGGCTGGAAGCTGCCGGATGCGATCTTTTACCCGACCGGCGGCGGCACCGGGCTGATCGGGATGTGGAAGGCGTTCGACGAGCTGGAGCGGCTCGGCTGGATCGGCCCGGAGCGCCCGCGGATGTATGCGGTGCAGGCGAGCGGCTGCGCGCCGATCGTCCGTGCGTTCGAGGCGGGCGAGGAGCACGCCGAACGCTGGGAGGACGCGTCCACCGTCGCAGCGGGCATTCGCGTGCCGAAAGCGGTCGGCGATTTCCTGATTCTCCGCGCGGTGCGGGAGAGCGGCGGGCGCGCGCTGGCGGTGGGTGATCCGGCGATTTTGCGCGCGGTGGATGACTGCGCGAAGAAGGACGGGATGTTGCTGTGTCCGGAGGGCGGGGCGACCTTGGCGGCGTACAAACAGGCCCTGGCCGATGGGGTGGTCGATGAGGATGAGCGAGTCGTGCTGTTCAACTGCGCGACGGGGCTGAAATATCCGATGCCAGCGGCGGATCGGACGCTGGATCGGCATAAAGAGATCGATTTCGGGGCGTTGTAG
- a CDS encoding amino acid permease, with protein MSLFRRKIIVPQPPESALARTLSWPHLVALGVGAIVGTGILTLIGVGADRAGPAVILSFAIAGAICACAALAYAEMATMIPASGSAYTYSYVVLGEVIAWVIGWSLILEYSLVVSTVAVGWSGYASALLTPIGFPVALTNGPELGGLVNVPAIFIIAVVAGLLMFGTKESATLNAVLVVVKMIALAVFVFVALPYFSAANLEPFSPFGFAAHAVTTADGKIVERGVMAAAAIIFFAFYGFDAISTAAEETKNPGRDLAIGIVGSMVACVIIYMLVAVAAVGALNFSRFADSPEPLALILRELGRPAFATFLAASAVIALPTVLLGFLYGQSRIFFVMARDGLLPQSLAKVSRRGTPVRITLMTAALVAIIAGVMPIDAIAALANAGTLAAFVAVCVCMLVMRRREPDAKRTFRTPAAPVVGTIGIVGCVYLFFSLPQTTQLYFLLWNAFGLVVYFAWGRRRALAVG; from the coding sequence ATGAGTCTGTTCCGTCGCAAGATCATCGTGCCGCAACCGCCGGAGAGCGCGCTGGCGCGAACTTTGTCGTGGCCGCATCTGGTGGCGCTGGGGGTCGGCGCGATCGTCGGGACGGGCATCCTGACGCTGATCGGGGTCGGGGCGGACCGGGCGGGGCCGGCGGTGATCCTGTCGTTCGCGATCGCGGGCGCGATCTGCGCATGCGCGGCGCTGGCCTATGCCGAAATGGCGACGATGATCCCGGCGAGCGGATCCGCCTACACCTACAGCTATGTCGTGCTGGGGGAGGTGATCGCGTGGGTGATCGGGTGGTCGCTGATCCTGGAATATTCTTTGGTCGTGTCGACCGTGGCGGTGGGGTGGTCGGGCTATGCCAGCGCGTTGCTGACGCCGATCGGCTTTCCGGTCGCGCTGACCAACGGGCCGGAACTGGGCGGGCTGGTGAATGTGCCCGCGATCTTCATCATCGCGGTGGTCGCGGGGCTATTGATGTTCGGGACGAAGGAGAGCGCGACGCTGAACGCGGTGCTGGTCGTCGTGAAGATGATCGCGCTGGCGGTGTTCGTGTTCGTCGCGTTGCCGTATTTCTCCGCCGCCAACCTTGAGCCGTTCTCGCCGTTCGGGTTCGCGGCACACGCGGTCACGACGGCGGACGGCAAGATCGTCGAGCGCGGGGTGATGGCGGCGGCGGCGATCATCTTCTTCGCCTTCTACGGCTTCGATGCGATCTCCACCGCGGCGGAGGAGACGAAGAATCCGGGGCGCGACCTGGCGATCGGGATCGTCGGGTCGATGGTCGCGTGCGTCATCATCTACATGCTCGTCGCGGTCGCGGCGGTGGGGGCGCTCAACTTTAGCCGCTTCGCCGACAGCCCCGAGCCGCTGGCGCTGATCCTGCGCGAACTGGGGCGGCCGGCGTTCGCGACGTTCCTGGCGGCGAGCGCGGTCATCGCCCTGCCGACGGTGTTGCTGGGGTTCCTGTACGGGCAGAGCCGCATCTTCTTCGTGATGGCGCGTGACGGGTTGCTGCCGCAATCGCTGGCGAAGGTGTCGCGGCGGGGGACGCCGGTGCGCATCACGTTGATGACAGCGGCGCTGGTGGCGATCATCGCGGGCGTCATGCCGATCGATGCGATCGCGGCGCTGGCGAACGCGGGCACACTGGCGGCGTTCGTCGCGGTGTGCGTTTGCATGCTGGTGATGCGTCGGCGCGAACCGGACGCGAAGCGGACGTTCCGGACGCCTGCCGCGCCGGTGGTGGGGACGATCGGGATCGTCGGGTGCGTGTACCTGTTCTTCAGCCTGCCGCAGACGACGCAGCTGTATTTCCTGCTGTGGAATGCGTTCGGGCTGGTGGTGTATTTCGCGTGGGGGCGGCGGCGGGCGTTGGCGGTCGGATGA
- the grpE gene encoding nucleotide exchange factor GrpE, whose translation MTEENNADLREETAEGAPEVAEHDRVAELEAQLVEAKQATLYAQAEVQNVRRRAEKDAIDARAYAATAFARDVLSVNDNLERALASIPEELRGDDKFKGLVTGLEATGRELNSVFQRHGLTRIEAMGQPLDPNRHQAMLEMPSDQAAGTIVQEMQSGWMIKDRLLRPALVGVAKKGD comes from the coding sequence ATGACCGAAGAGAATAACGCCGACCTGCGTGAGGAAACCGCCGAGGGTGCGCCTGAAGTCGCCGAGCATGACCGCGTGGCCGAGCTCGAAGCGCAGCTGGTCGAAGCGAAGCAGGCGACCTTGTACGCGCAGGCCGAGGTGCAAAACGTGCGCCGCCGCGCAGAAAAGGATGCGATCGACGCGCGCGCCTATGCCGCGACCGCATTCGCGCGCGACGTGCTGAGCGTGAATGACAATCTGGAACGCGCGCTGGCGTCGATCCCGGAGGAACTGCGCGGCGACGACAAGTTCAAGGGGTTGGTCACCGGGCTGGAGGCGACCGGTCGCGAGCTGAACAGCGTGTTCCAGCGCCACGGGCTGACTCGGATCGAGGCGATGGGCCAGCCGCTCGACCCGAACCGTCACCAGGCGATGCTGGAAATGCCGAGCGATCAGGCTGCGGGCACGATCGTGCAGGAGATGCAGTCGGGCTGGATGATCAAGGACCGGCTGTTGCGGCCGGCGCTGGTGGGGGTTGCGAAGAAGGGAGACTGA
- a CDS encoding carboxyl transferase domain-containing protein, translating to MTAPTLTTALSPDSDTFRAHAAHNRALAEQLRADVATAALGGNEKSRERHTSRGKLLPRERVERLLDPGSPFLEIGQLAAGGVYGEDIPGAGMIAGIGRVSGRQCMIVCNDATVKGGTYYPLTVKKHLRAQEIALENRLPCIYLVDSGGANLPHQAEVFPDREHFGRIFFNQAQMSSQQIPQIACVMGSCTAGGAYVPAMSDETVIVRNQGTIFLAGPPLVKAATGEIITAEELGGADTHARKSGVVDHVAENDEHALTIVRDIVSTLAPQLQTPVNLRDPRPPKFDAEDLYGIVPQDVRAPYDVHEIIARLVDGSEFAEFKSLYGSSLVCGFAHIWGIPVAILANNGVLFSESAQKGAHFIELACQRRIPLLFLQNISGFMVGGKYEAEGIAKHGAKLVTAVATATVPKITVLIGGSFGAGNYGMCGRAYSPRFLFTWPNARISVMGGEQAASVLATVHRDAENWTSEQAEAFKTPIRQKYEDEGNPYYATARLWDDGVIDPVQTRDVLGLAFAATLNAPIPETPRFGVFRM from the coding sequence ATGACCGCCCCCACCCTAACCACCGCCCTGTCCCCCGACAGCGATACCTTCCGCGCCCACGCCGCGCACAACCGCGCATTGGCGGAGCAACTCCGCGCCGACGTCGCCACCGCCGCGCTCGGCGGGAACGAGAAATCGCGCGAGCGCCACACGTCGCGCGGTAAACTCCTCCCGCGCGAACGCGTCGAACGCCTGCTCGACCCCGGCTCTCCATTTCTCGAAATCGGCCAGCTCGCCGCGGGCGGCGTGTATGGCGAGGACATTCCCGGCGCGGGCATGATCGCGGGCATCGGCCGCGTTTCGGGCCGCCAGTGCATGATCGTGTGCAACGACGCCACCGTGAAGGGCGGCACCTATTACCCGCTGACCGTCAAGAAGCACCTCCGCGCGCAGGAGATCGCGCTGGAGAACCGCCTGCCCTGCATCTACCTGGTCGACAGCGGCGGCGCGAACCTGCCGCATCAGGCCGAGGTATTCCCCGACCGCGAGCATTTCGGCCGTATCTTCTTCAACCAGGCGCAGATGAGTTCGCAGCAAATCCCTCAGATCGCCTGCGTCATGGGATCATGCACCGCAGGCGGCGCGTACGTTCCCGCGATGAGCGACGAAACCGTTATCGTCCGCAATCAGGGCACGATCTTCCTCGCCGGGCCGCCGCTGGTGAAGGCCGCGACGGGCGAGATCATCACCGCCGAGGAACTGGGCGGCGCGGACACCCACGCGCGCAAATCGGGCGTCGTCGATCACGTCGCCGAAAACGACGAACACGCGCTGACGATCGTCCGCGACATCGTCTCGACGCTCGCGCCGCAGCTCCAGACCCCGGTCAATCTGCGCGACCCGCGTCCGCCCAAATTCGACGCCGAAGACCTGTACGGCATCGTACCCCAAGACGTGCGCGCGCCTTATGACGTACACGAAATTATCGCACGGCTGGTCGACGGCAGCGAGTTCGCCGAGTTCAAATCGCTTTACGGCAGCAGCCTCGTCTGCGGCTTCGCGCACATCTGGGGCATCCCCGTTGCGATACTCGCCAATAACGGGGTACTGTTCAGCGAATCCGCGCAGAAGGGCGCGCATTTCATCGAACTCGCCTGCCAGCGCCGCATCCCGCTGTTGTTCCTCCAGAACATCTCCGGCTTCATGGTCGGCGGGAAATATGAGGCGGAGGGCATCGCCAAGCACGGCGCAAAACTCGTCACGGCCGTCGCCACCGCGACCGTTCCCAAGATCACCGTCCTGATCGGCGGCAGCTTCGGCGCAGGCAATTACGGCATGTGCGGCCGCGCCTATTCCCCGCGCTTCCTGTTCACCTGGCCGAATGCCCGCATCAGCGTGATGGGCGGCGAACAGGCCGCGTCCGTGCTGGCGACGGTCCACCGCGACGCCGAGAACTGGACCTCCGAGCAGGCCGAAGCCTTCAAAACCCCGATCCGCCAGAAATACGAGGATGAGGGCAACCCGTATTACGCGACGGCCCGCCTGTGGGACGACGGCGTCATCGACCCGGTGCAGACCCGCGATGTGTTAGGGTTGGCCTTTGCCGCGACGCTAAACGCCCCCATCCCGGAGACGCCAAGGTTCGGCGTGTTCCGGATGTGA